One Nitrososphaerota archaeon genomic window carries:
- a CDS encoding acetate kinase, with translation MKIFVLNCGSSSIKSQLLDLQSGEVMAKGMVTRIGESKSHMEYETRGMKVVKEFTIPSHKEGLDILIGYLTHHEFGVIQDVSEISAVGHRVVHGGDEFTKSTLITPNVIKKIEECIPLAPLHNPQNLAGIEAARQLFPGIPQVAVFDTSFHQTLPEKAYLYPIPYELYEKYRIRKYGFHGTSCKYVSQRTAEILGRPLSDLKIVVCHLGNGVTVDAIDRGASVDTSMGLTPVEGLMMGTRSGDFDPGAIYYLSKVANLTLDEIYDMLNTKSGLLGISGVSNDMKEIIEQAEKGNRRCQLAMEMFAYRVRKYVGACTAVLDGLDVIVFTAGIGNNSPIIRSMICEGLEYLGVQIDKAKNRSAVGLESDLSPSGSKVKVLTIPTDEEKLIALETQETVMAANGQ, from the coding sequence ATGAAAATATTCGTTCTTAACTGTGGAAGCTCTTCGATAAAATCCCAGCTACTCGACTTGCAGAGTGGAGAAGTGATGGCAAAGGGGATGGTGACCAGGATAGGCGAGTCGAAGTCGCATATGGAATACGAGACGCGGGGAATGAAGGTCGTGAAGGAGTTCACGATTCCCTCCCACAAGGAGGGTCTTGACATCCTGATAGGGTACCTGACACATCACGAATTCGGCGTAATCCAAGATGTGTCCGAGATTTCAGCCGTTGGGCACAGGGTCGTGCATGGAGGAGATGAGTTCACGAAGTCGACTCTGATTACGCCGAACGTAATCAAGAAGATAGAGGAGTGCATCCCTCTAGCGCCGCTCCACAATCCTCAGAACCTGGCAGGGATTGAAGCTGCGAGACAACTCTTCCCTGGAATCCCCCAAGTGGCAGTCTTTGACACCTCTTTCCACCAAACGCTCCCGGAGAAAGCGTATCTCTATCCTATCCCGTATGAACTCTACGAGAAGTACAGAATCAGAAAATACGGATTCCACGGGACTTCCTGCAAGTACGTCTCACAACGAACGGCAGAAATCCTCGGAAGGCCATTGAGCGACCTGAAGATTGTTGTCTGCCATCTTGGAAACGGAGTAACGGTCGACGCAATCGACCGGGGCGCATCAGTCGACACCAGTATGGGCCTAACACCCGTCGAGGGTTTGATGATGGGAACAAGGAGCGGTGACTTCGACCCGGGCGCAATCTACTACCTCTCGAAGGTCGCAAACCTCACTCTCGACGAGATTTACGACATGCTGAACACGAAAAGCGGACTCTTGGGAATCTCGGGTGTGAGCAACGACATGAAGGAGATAATCGAGCAAGCTGAGAAGGGGAACAGGAGATGTCAACTGGCGATGGAGATGTTCGCCTACAGAGTGAGGAAGTACGTTGGGGCCTGTACCGCTGTGCTCGACGGATTGGACGTAATCGTGTTCACCGCTGGGATAGGAAACAATTCCCCAATAATCAGGTCAATGATATGCGAAGGCCTGGAGTACCTTGGGGTCCAAATCGACAAGGCGAAAAATCGATCAGCTGTTGGCTTGGAGTCTGATTTGAGCCCCTCCGGTTCTAAGGTGAAAGTTCTGACAATTCCCACCGACGAAGAGAAGTTGATAGCACTTGAGACACAGGAGACAGTCATGGCGGCGAATGGACAATGA